The following DNA comes from Syngnathoides biaculeatus isolate LvHL_M chromosome 18, ASM1980259v1, whole genome shotgun sequence.
TCCTCGAAAGTGTCGCCGCGTACCGCTGGAGGCGAGCGCAGATACGGTCAAGTCGGCGACACATTTCGGGGCGTCTGTCGCGCCATGCCGAGGGACGCGCACGGCGGTCGTGCTCACTTTTTATGCTGCACGTTTTGTCGAAGTCGTCGCAGCAGCTCCCGTAGTAGACGCACATGGAATCACACTGGCACTTCCTCGACTGATCAAAGGAACCGCAGCGACCCGTGCACGTTTCTGCGCacgcagcacacacacacgctcaatTACATACGTCTAATTTATTAAAATGTGTGCGCGTCGGAGTTGGCGTACCATCTGCAGCCAAGATGGCGTCCATCATCGCCATCGCCATCAACGAGATGACGAAGAAGCGCGGCATCTCCATGGCGGCGAAAGCCCGAAAACCGTCCCGAGCGTCGGAGCGTGCCGGTCAGAGTCCGGCGGGACGGCGTGGGCGTCTCTCAGGAGTCCTGCGATCCGATTGGTCCGACCGCCGAAAATGTCAAATATCAGGTTTGCTTTTGCGGGAACGCAAACAACACACGCCTGACCTTACGACCTCGATGGGAacgacccacaaaaaaaaaacatctgattaGGGGGAGTCTGCTTCGCCGTTCTGGGGTCGCGAGTTAGAGTccgatgttttctttttctcttgcgTTGCGTAAAACCTGTTAGCATGCATAGCTAAGTGATTCCATGACACTTTTGACATGCGTTATGatttcttttattctttttatttctccCCCTCGTTGTGACGTCGACACGCCGCTGACTTTGCATTTCTCTTTGTCGCGTCCGAAAGGCGCACACgtcagcacaaaaacacacacacacctatacaCAAAGGCATCAACGAAAATCCACAATAGACTTTTGTGAATGGAGTGTGCGTTGAAGTGCGCGTTCCTTCTTTTGGTCGTCCCCATAGAGGTCAAGCTGGGTCCGAGGGCGGAAAATCGTGCCGGACGTCTTGCGGAatttgcgtatgtgtgtgtttgtcctgTAGAAAcatgcctgcgtgtgtgtgcaacGACAtcagttccaaaaaaaaaaatgtgctgacaCGAGAGCCCCCCCCAACCATCGTATATAAACCCCCGCTGACGGCGCCCCTGCAGGTCCGTCACTGGAACCCCGCGACACGCGCTTGACACCCGAGGGGGAACTAAAGCACGAGTACGCGCGGAGGTCTCATTTTTCTGAACAGGAACGTTTGCGGTGACCCCCGACGGGAAGAAGATGGCGCCGACCAACCCATTGCTGGCGGGCACCGGGAAGGTGAGTCTGCGTAAACACGAGAACTCCGAAATCCGCCAAATCATAACCGACCCGAGATGGGTGACCGCGTGTCAATCACGCATGATAAATCATCACCATGGCCTGATTGGTTCCTCTGGGAAGAGCGCCGAACCCTTACCGCGCGTCAATCCGACACAAGCGGCCCGGTCCCGGTTCCGACGCTGACGCTAGCTTGCGCTTGCACGCGGTTTGTGTGTCCAGATCACGGTTTACGACCAGGAGCACTTCCAGGGCAAGCGCGCGGAGTTCGCGGCCGGCTGCCACAACGTCGCGGAGTGCGGCCTGGACAACGTCCGCTCCCTCAAGGTGGAGTGCGGCGCGTACGTATGCCGCGACGTCCGGCGTCCTCAAGCGGGACCTTGACGCTTTTCAGGTTGCCGATTGAAGGACGAGATGACAACTGATTCTTGGTGTGGAGTGACAGCGACCGGGTACTGATTGCGGTTGCTTCCAGCTGGGTGGGCTACGAGCACTCCAACTTCTGCGGCCAGCAGTTCGTCCTGGAGAAAGGGGACTACCCGTGCTTCGAGGCCTACAGCGGTAGCAACTCCTACCGCATCGAAAGGATGCTCTCCTTCAGGCCCGTCCGCTGCGCTGTAAGATCCCGACAACTCCGGCGCCGGCGTCGGGCTCGATGCGCTTTACGCGACGCGCTTTTCCTTGTCCTTCAGAACCAAAAGGAGGCTCGCATGACCATCTACGAGAAGGAGAACATGACGGGTCGGGAACTAGAGCTGTGTGACGACTACCCGTCCCTGCAGGCCATGGGCTGGTCCAACAACCAAGTGGAATCCATGCGAGTCCGGACCGGCGCGTAAGTGCTCCGGTCGCCGCCTTCGATGACCTTCGGTGATCGTAAACGTTGTTAGCTTACGTACGATACGAACCTGTTAGCTTCCGATATTAAGCCCGTCTCTCCTCCGTCAGGTTCGTGTGCTACCAGTATCCGGGCTACCGAGGCCAGCAGTACGTAGTGGAGTCGGACCTCGGCGGAGGCGAGTACAAATGCTACCGCGAGTTCGGCTCCCATGCTCGGAGCCCGCAGATCCAGTCCGTCAGGCGGATCCAGGACTGAGGGCCCCCGTGCCCTTTTCCTCCCACGGTCCGAGCCGGATCGATTCCGGGCGCTCGGCTGCGAGCTGCGAGACTTTTATACCTTGACGTGACAAAAGATGCGAGTAGAGGAAGTGCCCGTCGCTCCGTCGTCAGGCTCGCTTCAAACTGTTTGAATAAAGAAACAAGAGCGCCAGCGTCCCGTTGCTCTCGTCTCTTCTTTTCCACGACTGATCGCGTTTTCTTTCACGTTGTCCGACGCCGCGGGAAAAAGAAAGCTCGAGCCGAACGGCAATCTCGGTCGGCGACTTTTGCGACCTTAACGTGGACTCACGTCAACATTGCGAAGCTTTTCAAAGCACTTCGGGTGGATTtgcttcttttgtttgtttgttgttggtttttttttgttgccccgCAACACCCAAGTAAAGCCGCGTTCATGTAAAATGAGGAATTTTACGCGTGAAATTTATTATTACGATTGTGGTTGATTGGGTGGCTGGGACGGAGAAATGAAATTTCAACTTCATATTtcctatttgtgtttttttttcttttggcatcAGCAGTAGAGAGCAAACATTGTGAGGTGGCCTCTTCAATGGTTGGCCCTGTAATaggagcccccccacccccccccccgcctccctggGGGTCCACTCACTTCTAAGTGCCTCCACTAAATTCAACCGCACCAAATtgtttgcgcccccccccccgtctgaTTCTCAGAGATGCCGCTGACGACTCGAGCGTCCATAACGACGCCGCAGCCACTCCAGGCAATGaggtgtgatgatgatgataatgatgatgaggaggaggaggatgatgatgtgTTGATGAGAAgggggaggatgaggaggaggaggatgatgatgaggaggatgatgatgatgaggaagaggaggaggagaatgaGGATCATGattgaggaggaggtggtgggtGGTAGgagaggaggatgatgaggatgatgatgaggaggaggaggaggaggacgatgaggatgatgacgaggaggaggaggatgatgatgatgatgaggatgatgaggaggaggatgagaatgatgatgatgaggaggaggaggaggaggagatgaggaggaggatgatgatgaggaggaggacgatgaggatgatgacgaggaggaggaggaggaggatgatgatgatgatgatgatgaggatgatgaggaggaggatgagaatgatgatgatgatgaggaggaggaggaggacgatgaggaggaggatgatgatgatgatgatgatgaggatgatgaggaggaggatgaggaatgatgatgatgatgaggaggaggaggacgatgaggaggaggatgatgatgaggaggaggaggacgatgaggatgatgacgaggaggaggaggaggacgatgaggaggagaggatgatgaggagagtgaggaggaggaggacgatgagagagaagaggatgatgatgatgaggaggagaatgaggatgatgatgatgaggaggaggtggggtggtGGTAgagggaggatgatgaggatgatgaagaggaggaggatgaggaggaggaggacgatgaagatgatgatgaggaggaggaggatgatgttgaggataatgatgatgatgaggaggaggaggacgatgaggaggaagatgatgatTTGATGAGGAGGagaatgaggatgatgatgatgatgatgaggaggaggaggtggggatagagggaggatgatgaggatgatgatgaggaggaggaggacgatgaggatgatgacgaggaggaggaggaggacgatgaggaggaggatggaggaggaggatgatgaggagagagaggaggaggacgatgaggaggaggatgatgaggaggagaatgaggatgatgatgatgatgaggaggaggaggaggtggggttagagggaggatgatgaggatgatgaagaggaggaggatgatgaggaggaggaggatgaggatgatgatgaggaggaggaggatgctgatgatgaggaggaggaggaggacgatgaGGAGGgctgatgatgaggaggaggacgatgaggatgatgacgaggaggaggaggaggaggatgatgatgatgatgctgatgaggatgatgaggaggaggatgagatGCTGATGatctgaggaggaggaggacgaggcggaggaggattcctgatgatgatgatgggatgatgaggaggaggatgagaatgatgatgatgatgaggaggaggaggccgtgaggaggaggatgatgatgaggaggaggcgatgaGGAtctgacgaggaggaggagcggccgatgaggaggaggatctgagagagtgaggaggaggaggacgatgaGGAGAAGCTGATGATGCTGATGGATGAGGAGAATGAGGATGCTGATGCtgatgaggaggaggtggggtcaGAGGGCGGATGATGAGGCTGATCCgcggaggaggatgaggaggcgGCGGCCGATGAAGATGatgctgaggaggaggaggctgaTGTTGAGGATCTGATCTgtctgaggaggaggaggacgatgaGCGGaagctgatgatgatgaggaggagaatgaggatgatgatgatgatgatgaggaggggGAGGGTGGGATAgagggaggatgatgaggagatgatgaggaggaggaggacgatgaggatgatgacgaggaggaggaggaggacgatgaggaggaggatgatgaggagagagaggaggaggccgatgaggaggaggatgatgaggaggagaatgaggatgatgatgatgatgaggaggaggaggaggtggggtagagggcgatgatgaggatgatgacgaggaggaggaggaggacgatgaggaggaggatgatgaggagagtgaggaggaggagggggacgaTGAGGagaagaggatgatgatgaggaggaggagaatgaggatgatgatgatgatgaggaggaggtggggtagagggaggatgatgaggatgatgaagaggatgaggaggaggaggatgatgaggatgatgatgatgaggaggaggatgatgatgatgaggatgatgaggaggaggatgagaatgaggatgatgatgaggaggaggacgatgatgaggatgatgaggaggatgagaatgaggatgatgatgatgaggaggaggaggaggacgatgaggaggaggaggatgaggaggaggaggaggtggggtagagggaggatgatgaggatgatgatgatgatgaggaggaggaggacgatgaggaggaggatgatgatgatgatgagaatcATAgtatgaggatgaggatgatgatgatgacgccgTGTGAATAAGATCCTGTTTGTTTCTCGCAAGCATTGAATACTTCTCAGCCCGAATTGCAGGAAGTCGGCAGTTCCCTGTTGGAACTTTGCCTTGGAACTCCTCCAACCCGGGCCAAGTTCTCCGGGCTCTTCGGGGGCCCGCGTCAACCTCTCGGGGACTtcggggagggagggggggggcccGGTCTGACCTCCCCGGCCGGACCGTCGTCTCGCTCTTCtgcgggctttttttttttgggacatttttccGCGTGCGATCACGTGACCCGTCTCCTCGGGACGCTCACGCTCGACCGACCGGCCGCGAAGGCGCCACGCGGTGCCGGCGGCGCTTCCTGTCGGCGGCTCATGGGGAGAAATCGAAGGACGGACGGGGCCTGAAacctttattgatttttttttctctcccccggcaaaccctctaaattgccccttggtgtgattgcgagcgcagttgtttgtctcaacgattggctggcgaccagttcagggtgtaccccgcccacctcctgcccgtcgacagccgggataggctccggcactccctgcgacccttgtgaggataagcggcaatgaaaatggatggatggacttgttCACGCGAGTCCTCCTCGCCGTGGCGACCACACATGCGTGACTTTCTGTTCTTCGGTGTTCCCGCCATCGACATTCTCAGCTGCAAGttcctctcttttcttttctttttttttttgaattattatttttaatagtaGCGTCATAACTCAAAGATGCTGAATTTGCACAATGCAATTTTCGAGGAAGTCAGAGGTCGCACTTGCACATGGTCTCTCTCCAGTTTATTCGACACATGCAAAAGAAAGGACACGTGTCAGTCGTGCAGTCGGCTTTCGGGGAGCAGCCCCAAAAAGCGCTCgccggccgccatcttggagaGGAACATTGTTCAGAATTCCGTCGGtggccagcaggtggcgctgTCGAGTGTGTTCGCGTGCGTATGTGTGGGTCTcgagcccccaccccccccccttcctcggATTCTGACCTTCGGGTCAAGCGGGAGCGCAGAATCCCGCCGATGTGGTCGCTTGCACTTCTGTCGCATcaggtcttcttcttctccacccGTTCCATCACTTCCTGGGTCGGAGTCCAAAGGTCACCCCGGGGTCACTGCTGGAACtctgcacgcacacacgcgttTCATGGAGCTTTCACGATATGTACATGCGCATTTCTCGCTAACCTGCTTGAGATCCACGTACTAGTGCACTCTTTTTGTTACACGTTAgcatcatttccggcctacaagctgcgacttttttccacacgcgttcaaccctccggcgatgcggcta
Coding sequences within:
- the LOC133491447 gene encoding beta-crystallin A1-like isoform X1 translates to MASIIAIAINEMTKKRGISMAAKARKPSRASERAGQSPAGRRGRLSGVLRSDWSDRRKCQISGTFAVTPDGKKMAPTNPLLAGTGKITVYDQEHFQGKRAEFAAGCHNVAECGLDNVRSLKVECGAWVGYEHSNFCGQQFVLEKGDYPCFEAYSGSNSYRIERMLSFRPVRCANQKEARMTIYEKENMTGRELELCDDYPSLQAMGWSNNQVESMRVRTGAFVCYQYPGYRGQQYVVESDLGGGEYKCYREFGSHARSPQIQSVRRIQD
- the LOC133491447 gene encoding beta-crystallin A3-2-like isoform X2 yields the protein MAPTNPLLAGTGKITVYDQEHFQGKRAEFAAGCHNVAECGLDNVRSLKVECGAWVGYEHSNFCGQQFVLEKGDYPCFEAYSGSNSYRIERMLSFRPVRCANQKEARMTIYEKENMTGRELELCDDYPSLQAMGWSNNQVESMRVRTGAFVCYQYPGYRGQQYVVESDLGGGEYKCYREFGSHARSPQIQSVRRIQD